In Choloepus didactylus isolate mChoDid1 chromosome X, mChoDid1.pri, whole genome shotgun sequence, a genomic segment contains:
- the LOC119523697 gene encoding peptidyl-prolyl cis-trans isomerase A-like produces the protein MVNPTMFFNIAVNGELWGQVFFELFADKVPKTAENFCALSTGEKGFGDKGSCFHRIIPGFMCQGGAVTHHNGTAGKSIYGEKFDDENFILKHTGPGILSIISAGPNTNSSQFSISTAKTEWLDGKHVVFGKVKEGMDIVKAKESRNGKTSKKITIANCGRV, from the coding sequence ATGGTCAACCCCACCATGTTCTTCAACATCGCTGTGAATGGTGAGCTTTGGGGCCAAGTCTTCTTTGAGCTGTTTGCAGACAAAGTtccaaagacagcagaaaatttttGTGCTCTGAGTACTGGGGAGAAAGGATTTGGTGATAAGGgttcctgctttcacagaattattcCTGGGTTTATGTGCCAGGGTGGTGCTGTCACACACCATAATGGCACTGCTGGCAAGTCCATTTATGGGGAGAAGTTTGATGATGAGAACTTCATCCTGAAGCATACGGGTCCTGGCATTTTGTCCATCATCAGTGCTGGACCCAACACAAATAGTTCCCAGTTTTCCATCAGCACTGCTAAGACTGAGTGGCTGGATGGCAAGCATGTGGTCTTTGGCAAGGTGAAAGAGGGCATGGATATTGTGAAAGCAAAGGAGTCCAGGAATGGCAAGACCAGCAAGAAGATCACCATTGCCAACTGTGGAAGAGTCTAA